The window CCAGTCGTCTCGGCTCCCGGAGAAATACATGGTCGATGTGCCAGACGTTGTGCTGTCCGCACGAGAAAAACAGTGCTTGCGGTGGGTAGAGGAGGGCAAGTCATCCTGGGAAATAGGGGTAATATTGAGAGTCAGCGAGAACACCGTCAATTTTCATCTCAAGAACGCGATGCGAAAGCTAGAAGTGACCACCCGATCCCATGCCTAGGCTAAATCCCGGATCTCAAGTGTGCCGTTGTTGCAACCACCGCTGTCGCGTTTACGACGTATGTCGCAATCGCTTCGATAGCAGATGGTGCTGCAGTTGAATCGACAGCTTCCCAGGCTGATCGGTGCTCCTCAAGGCTTGTCTTGGCAGGAGAGTTTGCGGTCGCCATCGCGTGGTACGGCATTTGCTAAACTCGTTCCAGTCGTCTCGCCCCCAGGAGAAACACATGGTCGACGTGCCAGACGTTGTGCTGTCCGCACGAGAAAAACAGTGCTTGCTGTGGGTAGAGGAGGGCAAATCATCCTGGGAAATCGGGGTGATATTGAGAGTCAGCGAGAACACCGTCAATTTTCATCTCAAGAACGCGATGCGAAAGCTAGAAGTGACCACCCGAATCCAGTGTGCTATCAAGGCGCGGCGCCTCAAGCTTATTTGAAGTACTGGAGTGCTGCTGCCGTCACTTGTGTCGACGGCGAGGTATAACATACGGCGCTACGGCTACTCCATGAGATGGGATCGCATCTGCAGAGAGTAGTGGTTCGTTGTGAACGCAGAGGTATAATTAAATTCCGGGGCTATTACGAGAACGACGTTTATCTATTTCGCAGAAAGTCGTGGGGGCGCACCACTATAGGCCCGGTTCTGATCGAAGGTAGTAAGTCTCAGGCTGAAGCGGGCAACCTTCACGCCAACCGGCGCCGCAGCGCGCAGCCAGATCTGATTGGCGTGCGGCCCTCTAGGACGTCGATATAGACGCAAGGGTCGAGCAGCAGCTCCGCTCCGCCGCGACCGGAGATTCTACGGCAGGCGATTGCCTTCGCCATGCGCTCCGGATTGATCCGCCGCACAGGAAAAAGAAGCGGATAGAACAGTGAACTGTGGTACCCATCACTCTAGTAGGTATGCAATTTCTCGCAGATCTCGCGAATTATAACGTATGAAAGAACTCGTCTTCCCCATTGCGGTGCGCAGCTTCAGTGTGTCCTCGCGGCATCGGGGGACGTCATCCGCATCGCGGATGTTGAGAAAGTGATTGCTGTTTTCACGCGTCAAGGCGGCCCAGCCGCGCAGTTATCGTCTCGACAGATTCTCGGGGTCTCGCGGACGCAGACGTCTTTCTCGCCGCGTTATCCGATCGAGCTGACACCGACGGGCCCCAGTCAATTGCTCCAACATCGCGGCCCGCGGGAATTACGGCCCGCGAGCTTCGATCAGACGCCGATCGCGGCATCCAGTTGCCCAACCTATGTTTTCGCTGCGCGGTGTGCGGCAGGCTGTCAGGCGTCCAGCGTAGGCCAAGGCGCATTGTATTAGTCGGGCGGCCAGCGCTTGAGCCAAGTCGAAGTTTCTTGTGCATCGGGACAATGCTCGAACAGATTTTCGATTCCGAAGTCGGTTAAGGGCCACGACGCGGTGTTCGCCGGCGCCATAGATCCAGATGACGCCGACCTCGGGATTTGGTCGCTCCGGCCCCTGAAACCGGATGCCTATTTAGGAAATAGTCTCGCTTGCCAAACGCTTTCTCGGCATATTGATCGATCGAACCGATGATCGCTTGCCCGTTCTGGTGGCAGGTAACGGCCGGGTACTCCTGGTGCGGCTGCGCCGCGACAAGCTTTGGATGTTTCCTGGCGGGCACCGGAGCGGCCGCGAAACAGCGG of the Bradyrhizobium sp. WSM1417 genome contains:
- a CDS encoding helix-turn-helix transcriptional regulator, which codes for MVDVPDVVLSAREKQCLLWVEEGKSSWEIGVILRVSENTVNFHLKNAMRKLEVTTRIQCAIKARRLKLI